Proteins encoded within one genomic window of Chitinophaga parva:
- a CDS encoding tyrosine-protein phosphatase translates to MKKIFFSIACCLPLFAHAQLADSTVRLVHVKGAVNFRDIGGYKTKDGKAVKWNKVYRSADVSHLTDADMDTLRQRHIRNVLDFRGVKESQAAPDHLPAGTAYLLLPAGSDSLPNAKQMQEAMKSGDKWMLDFYGNPQYLGPRYKAFFSMLLTMPRDEAMMYHCTGGRDRTGMATALLLYALGVPMETINADFTASNVYLQPMYGRMFQQMGAGMTPEQVEQMKQALELRPELLAAMFAGIKQHYGTVEHFMQAELGVGPKQVAQLKAMYLN, encoded by the coding sequence ATGAAAAAGATATTTTTCAGCATTGCCTGCTGCCTGCCCTTGTTTGCGCATGCGCAGCTGGCAGATAGCACTGTGCGCCTGGTGCATGTAAAAGGTGCCGTGAATTTCCGTGACATTGGCGGTTATAAGACCAAAGACGGCAAAGCCGTGAAGTGGAATAAAGTATACCGGTCCGCGGATGTGAGCCACCTTACAGATGCAGATATGGATACGCTGCGCCAGCGCCACATCCGTAATGTGCTGGATTTTCGCGGGGTGAAAGAGAGCCAGGCAGCGCCGGATCATTTGCCCGCGGGTACGGCTTACCTGTTGCTGCCGGCTGGCAGTGACAGCCTGCCCAATGCAAAACAGATGCAGGAAGCCATGAAGAGCGGTGACAAGTGGATGCTGGATTTTTATGGTAATCCACAGTACCTGGGCCCGCGCTACAAAGCGTTCTTCAGCATGCTGCTCACCATGCCCCGGGATGAAGCCATGATGTACCACTGCACCGGTGGCCGCGACAGGACGGGCATGGCTACTGCGTTACTGCTGTACGCCCTGGGTGTGCCCATGGAAACCATCAATGCAGATTTCACCGCATCCAACGTATACCTGCAACCCATGTATGGCCGTATGTTCCAGCAGATGGGCGCCGGCATGACACCGGAGCAGGTGGAGCAAATGAAACAGGCCCTGGAACTGCGCCCGGAACTGCTGGCCGCCATGTTTGCCGGCATTAAGCAGCATTATGGTACCGTGGAGCATTTCATGCAAGCGGAACTGGGTGTTGGCCCCAAACAGGTAGCCCAGCTGAAAGCAATGTACCTTAACTAA
- a CDS encoding DUF6249 domain-containing protein — MSEHTIFAWSIFVIMFTGPGILGYYVLSRHKEKMELIKRGDYAFQANYLENARYGALSKGILLLCLSLGIGIGFFLTKDATGSALVVGYLIPILGCCGLGLLLYYFIVNARLRKDA; from the coding sequence ATGTCAGAGCATACCATTTTTGCCTGGTCTATTTTCGTGATCATGTTCACCGGCCCTGGTATCCTGGGTTATTACGTGCTGAGCCGGCACAAAGAGAAGATGGAACTGATCAAAAGAGGGGATTATGCCTTCCAGGCAAACTACCTGGAAAATGCGCGCTACGGTGCACTGAGCAAGGGCATCCTGCTGCTGTGCCTTTCCCTGGGTATCGGTATCGGTTTTTTCCTTACCAAAGATGCAACAGGTAGTGCCCTGGTGGTGGGATACCTCATTCCTATACTGGGTTGTTGCGGGTTGGGGCTGCTGCTGTATTACTTCATTGTAAATGCACGCCTGCGCAAAGATGCATGA
- a CDS encoding RNA polymerase sigma factor — protein sequence MHACAKMHDALLQRARDGDRDALNALLSKHRDLAFSIALKYLKQPADAEDVVQDAFIRVFLQMHRFRNEAAFSTWLYKIIYYEALRKIQQLRRIPTISEEALAEEAEETAASPEELRLQVDNAMRCLTANEYMIVNLFYLMEKDIREIVQITGHSAANIKVLLHRGRKRMAASLQAQKESYE from the coding sequence ATGCACGCCTGCGCAAAGATGCATGATGCGCTGCTACAACGGGCCCGCGATGGGGATCGGGATGCTTTGAATGCCTTGCTTTCAAAGCATCGTGACCTTGCATTTTCTATTGCGCTCAAGTACCTGAAGCAGCCTGCAGATGCGGAGGATGTGGTGCAGGACGCCTTCATTCGCGTGTTCCTGCAAATGCACCGGTTCCGTAACGAAGCGGCTTTTTCCACCTGGTTGTACAAGATCATTTATTACGAAGCGCTGCGCAAGATCCAGCAGCTGCGCCGTATTCCCACCATTAGCGAAGAAGCGCTGGCGGAAGAGGCGGAGGAAACTGCCGCATCGCCGGAGGAGCTGCGCCTGCAGGTAGATAACGCCATGCGTTGCCTTACGGCCAATGAGTACATGATCGTGAACCTGTTTTACCTGATGGAAAAAGATATCCGCGAAATAGTGCAGATCACTGGCCATTCCGCGGCCAATATTAAAGTATTGCTGCATCGTGGCCGCAAACGTATGGCCGCTTCCCTGCAGGCACAAAAAGAAAGCTATGAATGA
- a CDS encoding GLPGLI family protein, protein MKKVALLFAALYCLQCTAMGQNGRIVFERKVNAWALMRAMADQQAFPQERFEAYKNGNPEYKTARFILQFNEACSYFYADSAAPEVSIDEWFAMVGAKLVYTDLAHHWQMLQARVFDSSFAVADKPWGFLWETSGAQRMIAGYHCRRATTLLQDSIPVVAWYTTALPLPVGPGIFQGLPGAILAIELPTLLTTWQATAVLHGPQHIDVPLAKAPVSYATLREVVYRMTRSWATAGALVLQRALL, encoded by the coding sequence ATGAAAAAAGTAGCCTTGCTTTTTGCGGCATTGTATTGCCTGCAATGTACCGCCATGGGCCAGAACGGCCGCATCGTCTTTGAAAGGAAAGTAAATGCCTGGGCCCTCATGCGGGCGATGGCGGACCAGCAAGCCTTCCCGCAGGAGCGGTTTGAAGCCTATAAAAACGGAAACCCGGAATACAAGACGGCCCGTTTTATACTTCAGTTCAACGAGGCCTGCAGTTATTTTTACGCAGACAGTGCCGCGCCGGAAGTGAGCATTGATGAATGGTTTGCCATGGTGGGCGCTAAGCTCGTGTATACAGATCTTGCACATCACTGGCAAATGCTGCAGGCGCGCGTGTTTGATTCCAGCTTTGCAGTGGCGGACAAGCCGTGGGGCTTCCTGTGGGAAACAAGCGGTGCCCAACGCATGATTGCCGGCTACCACTGCCGCCGCGCTACCACCTTGCTGCAGGATAGCATCCCCGTTGTAGCATGGTACACAACGGCATTGCCATTGCCCGTGGGGCCGGGAATATTCCAGGGGCTTCCGGGCGCAATTCTCGCCATTGAGCTCCCTACACTGCTTACCACCTGGCAGGCCACGGCAGTATTGCACGGCCCCCAGCACATTGATGTGCCGTTGGCAAAGGCCCCTGTTTCTTATGCAACCCTTCGCGAGGTGGTGTACCGTATGACCAGGAGCTGGGCCACCGCAGGTGCTTTGGTGCTGCAACGGGCATTATTGTAA